A region from the Vicia villosa cultivar HV-30 ecotype Madison, WI linkage group LG3, Vvil1.0, whole genome shotgun sequence genome encodes:
- the LOC131656045 gene encoding rhodanese-like domain-containing protein 11, chloroplastic isoform X1, with protein sequence MEALSLSLPTITVTNSNLNYPSLSAASSYASLSSLQHRPSSSTILFTVKKSVVRVQAENEDFELKQVRDMAAAKKRWEALLREEKIKVLTPKEAGYAVQLSNKPLLDVRPSNEHSKAWVKGSTWIPIFDVDNGLDIGTIPRKVSNFAMGGWWSGMPTLSFDNSFLPKVMEKFPKDAELIVACQKGLRSLAACEQLYNAGYTNLFWVQGGFEAAEEEDLVVEGSVPLKFAGIGGVSEFLGWTDQQRAAAAKEGWGYRLVFSARLGSCIDWTISCCRRIIYRCSASWTLSSGNQDPLRFYGYI encoded by the exons ATGGAAGCACTATCCCTTTCCCTTCCCACAATCACCGTTACCAATTCCAATCTCAACTACCCTTCTCTCAGTGCCGCTTCTAGTTATGCCTCACTCTCTTCCTTACAACACCGTCCTTCTTCCTCAACCATACTCTTCACTGTG AAGAAGAGTGTTGTTCGTGTGCAAGCTGAGAATGAAGATTTTGAATTGAAGCAAGTGAGGGATATGGCTGCTGCCAAAAAGAGATGGGAAGCTCtg CTCCGGGAAGAAAAAATTAAGGTTCTTACACCAAAGGAAGCTGGGTATGCAGTTCAGCTTTCAAACAAGCCCCTTCTTGATGTCCGCCCCTCGAATGAACACAGCAAG GCATGGGTGAAAGGTTCGACCTGGATTCCAATATTTGATGTCGATAATGGGCTAGATATTGGAACTATTCCTAGAAAAGTTTCAAACTTTGCTATGG GCGGTTGGTGGAGTGGCATGCCTACACTGTCTTTTGACAA CTCGTTCTTACCCAAAGTTATGGAGAAGTTCCCAAAAGATGCAGAATTAATCGTTGCATGCCAGAAGGGACTGAG ATCACTAGCTGCATGTGAACAACTGTACAATGCTGGCTACACAAACCTGTTCTGGGTTCAAGGAGGCTTCGAGGCTGCTGAAGAAGAG GATCTTGTAGTGGAAGGTTCAGTGCCACTCAAGTTTGCTGGAATTGGTGGTGTCTCGGAGTTTCTTGG TTGGACAGATCAACAGAGAGCCGCTGCAGCCAAGGAAGGCTGGGGATACAGATTAGTGTTTTCTGCACGCCTG GGTTCTTGCATAGATTGGACTATTTCTTGTTGCCGACGCATTATTTATCGGTGCTCAGCAAGTTGGACGCTATCTTCAGGAAATCAGGACCCATTGAGATTCTACGGCTACATTTGA
- the LOC131656045 gene encoding rhodanese-like domain-containing protein 11, chloroplastic isoform X2 — protein sequence MEALSLSLPTITVTNSNLNYPSLSAASSYASLSSLQHRPSSSTILFTVKKSVVRVQAENEDFELKQVRDMAAAKKRWEALLREEKIKVLTPKEAGYAVQLSNKPLLDVRPSNEHSKAWVKGSTWIPIFDVDNGLDIGTIPRKVSNFAMGGWWSGMPTLSFDNSFLPKVMEKFPKDAELIVACQKGLRSLAACEQLYNAGYTNLFWVQGGFEAAEEEDLVVEGSVPLKFAGIGGVSEFLGWTDQQRAAAAKEGWGYRLVFSARLIGLFLVADALFIGAQQVGRYLQEIRTH from the exons ATGGAAGCACTATCCCTTTCCCTTCCCACAATCACCGTTACCAATTCCAATCTCAACTACCCTTCTCTCAGTGCCGCTTCTAGTTATGCCTCACTCTCTTCCTTACAACACCGTCCTTCTTCCTCAACCATACTCTTCACTGTG AAGAAGAGTGTTGTTCGTGTGCAAGCTGAGAATGAAGATTTTGAATTGAAGCAAGTGAGGGATATGGCTGCTGCCAAAAAGAGATGGGAAGCTCtg CTCCGGGAAGAAAAAATTAAGGTTCTTACACCAAAGGAAGCTGGGTATGCAGTTCAGCTTTCAAACAAGCCCCTTCTTGATGTCCGCCCCTCGAATGAACACAGCAAG GCATGGGTGAAAGGTTCGACCTGGATTCCAATATTTGATGTCGATAATGGGCTAGATATTGGAACTATTCCTAGAAAAGTTTCAAACTTTGCTATGG GCGGTTGGTGGAGTGGCATGCCTACACTGTCTTTTGACAA CTCGTTCTTACCCAAAGTTATGGAGAAGTTCCCAAAAGATGCAGAATTAATCGTTGCATGCCAGAAGGGACTGAG ATCACTAGCTGCATGTGAACAACTGTACAATGCTGGCTACACAAACCTGTTCTGGGTTCAAGGAGGCTTCGAGGCTGCTGAAGAAGAG GATCTTGTAGTGGAAGGTTCAGTGCCACTCAAGTTTGCTGGAATTGGTGGTGTCTCGGAGTTTCTTGG TTGGACAGATCAACAGAGAGCCGCTGCAGCCAAGGAAGGCTGGGGATACAGATTAGTGTTTTCTGCACGCCTG ATTGGACTATTTCTTGTTGCCGACGCATTATTTATCGGTGCTCAGCAAGTTGGACGCTATCTTCAGGAAATCAGGACCCATTGA